A single genomic interval of Lynx canadensis isolate LIC74 chromosome A2, mLynCan4.pri.v2, whole genome shotgun sequence harbors:
- the TIMM44 gene encoding mitochondrial import inner membrane translocase subunit TIM44 isoform X1 produces MAAAALRRGWCRCPQRCLSNGVQFLSSHNLMLLHNGAYQIRRPGRELPLSKSYSSGNRKGFLSGLLDNIKQELAKNKEMKESIKKFRDEARKLEESDALQEARRKYKSIESETVRTSEVIKKKLGEITGTVKESLDEVGKSDLGRKIKESVEEAAKTAKQSAESVSKGGEKLGRTAAFRAISQGVESVKKEIDDSVLGQTGPYRRPERLRKRKEFAGEKLKEEKVFEPNEEALGVVLHKDSKWYQQWRDFRDNNVVFNRFFEMKVKYDESDNVLIRASRALTDKVTDLLGGLFSKTEMSEVLTEILRVDPAFDKERFLQQCESDIIPNVLEAMISGELEILKDWCYEATYSQLAHPIQQAKALGLQFHSRILDIDNIDLAMGKMMEQGPVLIITFQAQLVMVIKNPKGEVVEGDPDKVLRMLYVWALCRDQDELNPYAAWRLLDISASSTEQVL; encoded by the exons atggcggcggcggcgctgcGGAGAGGTTGGTGCCGCTGCCCGCAG AGATGCCTCAGCAATGGAGTCCAGTTCCTGTCCAGCCACAACCTAATGCTACTGCACAATGGTGCCTATCAGATACGCCGGCCCGGCCGAGAGCTGCCTCTG TCCAAATCCTATTCTTCTGGAAACAGGAAAGGCTTTCTCTCTGGCTTGCTAGATAATATCAAGCAAGAATTagccaaaaacaaagaaatgaaagaaagtataaaaaagttCCGAGATGAGGCCCGCAAGCTAGAAGAGTCTGACGCACTCCAGGAGGCCAGAAGGAAATAC AAAAGCATTGAATCCGAAACCGTGCGGACGAGCGAGGTGATAAAGAAGAAGCTGGGGGAGATCACAGGCACAGTGAAGGAG AGTCTTGATGAAGTCGGTAAAAGCGACCTTGGCCGGAAGATCAAGGAGAGCGTGGAGGAAGCTGCCAAGACTGCCAAACAGTCGGCTGAGTCGGTGTCCAAAGGCGGGGAGAAGCTGGGCCGGACCGCCGCCTTCAGAGCCATCTCCCAG GGGGTAGAGTCCGTGAAGAAGGAGATCGACGACAGCGTGCTGGGGCAGACCGGGCCCTATCGGAGGCCAGAGCGCctcaggaagaggaaggagttTGCAGGAGAGAAGCTCAAGGAAGAGAAGGTGTTTGAGCCCAACGA GGAGGCCCTGGGGGTCGTGCTGCACAAGGACTCCAAGTGGTACCAGCAGTGGAGAGACTTCAGGGACAACAACGTGGTATTTAATC GGTTCTTCGAGATGAAGGTGAAGTATGATGAGAGCGACAACGTCCTCATCCGGGCGTCCCGCGCGCTGACAGACAAGGTCACAGACCTGCTGG GGGGCCTGTTCTCGAAGACGGAGATGTCAGAGGTGCTCACGGAGATCCTGCGAGTTGACCCTGCCTTCGACAAGGAGCGGTTCCTGCAGCAGTGTGAGAGCGACATCATCCCCAATGTCCTGGAG gCCATGATTTCTGGAGAGCTTGAGATTCTCAAAGACTGGTGCTATGAAGCT ACCTACAGCCAGCTGGCGCACCCGATCCAGCAGGCCAAGGCGCTGGGCCTGCAGTTCCACTCCCGCATTCTGGACATCGACAACATCGAC CTGGCCATGGGCAAGATGATGGAGCAGGGGCCTGTGCTGATCATCACCTTCCAGGCCCAGCTGGTGATGGTGATCAAGAACCCCAAAGGCGAGGTGGTGGAGGGCGACCCG GACAAGGTGCTGCGCATGCTGTACGTGTGGGCGCTCTGTCGAGACCAGGACGAGCTCAACCCCTACGCGGCCTGGCGGCTCCTGGACATCTCAGCGTCCAGCACGGAGCAGGTCCTCTGA
- the TIMM44 gene encoding mitochondrial import inner membrane translocase subunit TIM44 isoform X2, whose translation MAAAALRRGWCRCPQRCLSNGVQFLSSHNLMLLHNGAYQIRRPGRELPLKSIESETVRTSEVIKKKLGEITGTVKESLDEVGKSDLGRKIKESVEEAAKTAKQSAESVSKGGEKLGRTAAFRAISQGVESVKKEIDDSVLGQTGPYRRPERLRKRKEFAGEKLKEEKVFEPNEEALGVVLHKDSKWYQQWRDFRDNNVVFNRFFEMKVKYDESDNVLIRASRALTDKVTDLLGGLFSKTEMSEVLTEILRVDPAFDKERFLQQCESDIIPNVLEAMISGELEILKDWCYEATYSQLAHPIQQAKALGLQFHSRILDIDNIDLAMGKMMEQGPVLIITFQAQLVMVIKNPKGEVVEGDPDKVLRMLYVWALCRDQDELNPYAAWRLLDISASSTEQVL comes from the exons atggcggcggcggcgctgcGGAGAGGTTGGTGCCGCTGCCCGCAG AGATGCCTCAGCAATGGAGTCCAGTTCCTGTCCAGCCACAACCTAATGCTACTGCACAATGGTGCCTATCAGATACGCCGGCCCGGCCGAGAGCTGCCTCTG AAAAGCATTGAATCCGAAACCGTGCGGACGAGCGAGGTGATAAAGAAGAAGCTGGGGGAGATCACAGGCACAGTGAAGGAG AGTCTTGATGAAGTCGGTAAAAGCGACCTTGGCCGGAAGATCAAGGAGAGCGTGGAGGAAGCTGCCAAGACTGCCAAACAGTCGGCTGAGTCGGTGTCCAAAGGCGGGGAGAAGCTGGGCCGGACCGCCGCCTTCAGAGCCATCTCCCAG GGGGTAGAGTCCGTGAAGAAGGAGATCGACGACAGCGTGCTGGGGCAGACCGGGCCCTATCGGAGGCCAGAGCGCctcaggaagaggaaggagttTGCAGGAGAGAAGCTCAAGGAAGAGAAGGTGTTTGAGCCCAACGA GGAGGCCCTGGGGGTCGTGCTGCACAAGGACTCCAAGTGGTACCAGCAGTGGAGAGACTTCAGGGACAACAACGTGGTATTTAATC GGTTCTTCGAGATGAAGGTGAAGTATGATGAGAGCGACAACGTCCTCATCCGGGCGTCCCGCGCGCTGACAGACAAGGTCACAGACCTGCTGG GGGGCCTGTTCTCGAAGACGGAGATGTCAGAGGTGCTCACGGAGATCCTGCGAGTTGACCCTGCCTTCGACAAGGAGCGGTTCCTGCAGCAGTGTGAGAGCGACATCATCCCCAATGTCCTGGAG gCCATGATTTCTGGAGAGCTTGAGATTCTCAAAGACTGGTGCTATGAAGCT ACCTACAGCCAGCTGGCGCACCCGATCCAGCAGGCCAAGGCGCTGGGCCTGCAGTTCCACTCCCGCATTCTGGACATCGACAACATCGAC CTGGCCATGGGCAAGATGATGGAGCAGGGGCCTGTGCTGATCATCACCTTCCAGGCCCAGCTGGTGATGGTGATCAAGAACCCCAAAGGCGAGGTGGTGGAGGGCGACCCG GACAAGGTGCTGCGCATGCTGTACGTGTGGGCGCTCTGTCGAGACCAGGACGAGCTCAACCCCTACGCGGCCTGGCGGCTCCTGGACATCTCAGCGTCCAGCACGGAGCAGGTCCTCTGA
- the CTXN1 gene encoding cortexin-1, whose amino-acid sequence MSATWTLSPEPLPPSTGPPVGAGLDAEQRTVFAFVLCLLVVLVLLMVRCVRILLDPYSRMPASSWTDHKEALERGQFDYALV is encoded by the coding sequence ATGAGCGCGACGTGGACGCTGTCCCCCGAGCCGCTGCCGCCGTCGACGGGGCCCCCGGTGGGCGCGGGCCTGGACGCGGAGCAGCGCACTGTGTTCGCCTTCGTACTCTGCCTGCTCgtggtgctggtgctgctgaTGGTGCGCTGCGTGCGCATCCTGCTCGACCCCTACAGCCGCATGCCCGCCTCGTCCTGGACCGACCACAAGGAGGCGCTCGAGCGCGGGCAGTTCGACTACGCGCTGGTCTGA
- the SNAPC2 gene encoding snRNA-activating protein complex subunit 2 isoform X2 translates to MKPPQRRRAAPARYLGEVTGPAAWSPREKRQLLRLLQARQGQPEPDATELARELPGRSEVEVWMDLAEKITGPLEEALTVAFSQVLTIAATEPVSLLHSKPPKPTQARGKQLLLSAPGGREDSSPETPETPGPAPKTSDPAPEAPSESLADPAAEGDLSVDFEKIYKYLSAISRSCQGPELSAAESAVVLDLLLALPEELPRLPCAALVKHMSDTYLRLTAPQPDPAGEGLGPRAENGGTSPRGPEEASRAMPQAPENAGPSEPRSAWQAAGVCPLNPFLVPLEFLGQAATPAR, encoded by the exons ATGAAGCCTCCACAGCGGCGGCGAGCGGCCCCGGCGCGCTACCTGGGCGAGGTGACCGGCCCCGCGGCCTGGAGCCCCCGCGAGAAGCGGCAGCTGCTACGACTACTGCAGGCGCGGCAGGGCCAGCCGGAGCCGGACGCCACTGAGCTGGCCCGAGAACTGCCGGGCCGCAGCGAGGTCGAG GTATGGATGGATCTGGCTGAGAAGATAACAGGCCCGCTGGAGGAAGCCCTGACTGTGGCTTTTTCACAG GTACTCACCATCGCGGCCACAGAGCCCGTCAGCCTCCTGCACTCCAAGCCCCCCAAGCCCACACAGGCGCGTGGAAAGCAGCTGCTGCTCAGCGCCCCCGGAGGGCGGGAGGACTCGAGCCCTGAGACCCCGGAgacccctggccccgcccccaagACAAGTGACCCCGCCCCTGAGGCACCTTCCGAATCCCTGGCTGATCCCGCGGCTGAAGGAGATCTCTCCGTGGACTTTGAGAAGATCTACAAGTATCTGTCAGCCATCTCCCGCAGTTGCCAGGGCCCTGAACTTTCTGCAGCTG AGTCAGCTGTGGTCCTTGACCTGCTGCTGGCACTTCCGGAGGAGCTCCCCCGCCTGCCCTGCGCGGCCCTGGTTAAACATATGTCGGATACGTACCTGCGCCTGACGGCCCCCCAGCCGGACCCAGCTGGTGAGGGCCTGGGGCCCAGAGCTGAGAATGGCGGGACAAGCCCCAGGGGGCCGGAGGAGGCCAGCCGGGCCATGCCCCAGGCCCCAGAGAATGCTGGGCCCAGTGAACCGAGATCTGCTTGGCAAGCAGCTGGGGTCTGCCCCCTGAACCCGTTCCTGGTGCCCCTGGAATTTCTAGGCCAGGCAGCCACCCCTGCACGTTGA
- the SNAPC2 gene encoding snRNA-activating protein complex subunit 2 isoform X1, which produces MKPPQRRRAAPARYLGEVTGPAAWSPREKRQLLRLLQARQGQPEPDATELARELPGRSEVEIRDFLRQLKGRVVREAIQRVHPGGPQGPRRRETQTPAPIEVWMDLAEKITGPLEEALTVAFSQVLTIAATEPVSLLHSKPPKPTQARGKQLLLSAPGGREDSSPETPETPGPAPKTSDPAPEAPSESLADPAAEGDLSVDFEKIYKYLSAISRSCQGPELSAAESAVVLDLLLALPEELPRLPCAALVKHMSDTYLRLTAPQPDPAGEGLGPRAENGGTSPRGPEEASRAMPQAPENAGPSEPRSAWQAAGVCPLNPFLVPLEFLGQAATPAR; this is translated from the exons ATGAAGCCTCCACAGCGGCGGCGAGCGGCCCCGGCGCGCTACCTGGGCGAGGTGACCGGCCCCGCGGCCTGGAGCCCCCGCGAGAAGCGGCAGCTGCTACGACTACTGCAGGCGCGGCAGGGCCAGCCGGAGCCGGACGCCACTGAGCTGGCCCGAGAACTGCCGGGCCGCAGCGAGGTCGAG atccgggactTCCTGCGGCAGCTCAAGGGCCGCGTGGTCCGGGAGGCCATTCAGAGGGTGCATCCAGGTGGCCCGCAGGGTCCAAGGCGCCGGGAAACACAGACCCCGGCCCCCATCGAG GTATGGATGGATCTGGCTGAGAAGATAACAGGCCCGCTGGAGGAAGCCCTGACTGTGGCTTTTTCACAG GTACTCACCATCGCGGCCACAGAGCCCGTCAGCCTCCTGCACTCCAAGCCCCCCAAGCCCACACAGGCGCGTGGAAAGCAGCTGCTGCTCAGCGCCCCCGGAGGGCGGGAGGACTCGAGCCCTGAGACCCCGGAgacccctggccccgcccccaagACAAGTGACCCCGCCCCTGAGGCACCTTCCGAATCCCTGGCTGATCCCGCGGCTGAAGGAGATCTCTCCGTGGACTTTGAGAAGATCTACAAGTATCTGTCAGCCATCTCCCGCAGTTGCCAGGGCCCTGAACTTTCTGCAGCTG AGTCAGCTGTGGTCCTTGACCTGCTGCTGGCACTTCCGGAGGAGCTCCCCCGCCTGCCCTGCGCGGCCCTGGTTAAACATATGTCGGATACGTACCTGCGCCTGACGGCCCCCCAGCCGGACCCAGCTGGTGAGGGCCTGGGGCCCAGAGCTGAGAATGGCGGGACAAGCCCCAGGGGGCCGGAGGAGGCCAGCCGGGCCATGCCCCAGGCCCCAGAGAATGCTGGGCCCAGTGAACCGAGATCTGCTTGGCAAGCAGCTGGGGTCTGCCCCCTGAACCCGTTCCTGGTGCCCCTGGAATTTCTAGGCCAGGCAGCCACCCCTGCACGTTGA
- the TGFBR3L gene encoding LOW QUALITY PROTEIN: transforming growth factor-beta receptor type 3-like protein (The sequence of the model RefSeq protein was modified relative to this genomic sequence to represent the inferred CDS: inserted 2 bases in 1 codon), whose protein sequence is MPAECLPKAEGACVCVSPPFATAALGEEPGRMEKPETPAAWLSFRCAKGQGDSTLPTGHTHQAPLNFPARDSLARSGWRNRGPGRGSPAEASGFAPSLGCWTVDSPWVFRGHTATLPAVRQERGVGAPLTETAPVFPRRRQRRGGWVTRLEGLRESAASSFGLPFXSPPAPPFPAAPGPWLRRPLFSLELSDAEDAFPRRAGPLEIPADSRVFVQAALARPSPRWDLVLHRCSVTPSSRPAPGPALALLRGGCPADSSVVFPPPPPPPPPPLPGAARPARFSFSFRLRPVFNASVQFLHCQLSRCRRLRGARRTPAPLTLPPPSPISWGPWGQAPEPWGLTSPSLASSCPQCLPRDEACAGAGSGSGSGESPGADSPHLHTLTQPIVVTVPRPPPRPSKGVPGRAVRPEPPAPAPAALEPAPVVALVVAAFVLGAALAAGLGLVCARSAAPRGRSWPDPMSGNPYRSGACLSFPAPPAPGVLPRDSAGGPQPRRPQECSEGFTPINFSHPRNNFQGWHTPGGVLRHTSHASNQVRQDWIGRGRPLTRWDRHPSVLHPPASDPLLRTPSHLGSK, encoded by the exons ATGCCGGCCGAGTGCCTCCCCAAGGCGGAgggcgcgtgcgtgtgtgtgtccccacCCTTTGCTACTGCTGCTCTCGGTGAGGAACCTGGACGAATGGAGAAGCCAGAGACCCCCGCAGCCTGGCTGAGCTTCCGCTGTGCCAAAGGGCAAGGGGACAGCACCCTCCCTACTGGTCACA cccatcaggcacccctcaacttcCCAGCCAGGGATTCCCTGGCCCGCTCTGGGTGGAGAAATCGAGGCCCGGGAAGGGGGTCTCCTGCAGAGGCGAGTGGCTTTGCGCCCAGCCTTGGTTGCTGGACTGTGGACAGCCCCTGGGTCTTCAGGGGACACACAGCGACTCTGCCAGCAGTGAGGCAGGAGCGGGGCGTGGGTGCACCCCTCACCGAAACAGCACCCGTTTTCCCAAGGAGGCGGCAGAGGCGGGGAGGTTGGGTCACTCGCCTGGAGGGTCTAAGGGAGAGCGCGGCCTCGTCCTTCGGGCTGCCCTT CTCCCCGCCAGCGCCCCCATTCCCGGCGGCGCCCGGGCCCTGGCTGCGCCGACCCCTTTTCAGCCTGGAGCTGTCCGACGCGGAGGACGCCTTCCCGCGCCGCGCGGGGCCGCTCGAGATCCCGGCCGACAGCCGCGTGTTCGTGCAG GCTGCCCTGGCCCGTCCCTCTCCGCGCTGGGACCTCGTCCTGCACCGCTGCTCAGTGACACCGTCCTCCCGGCCGGCCCCGGGGCCCGCCCTGGCGCTGCTGCGCGGGGGCTGCCCCGCCGACTCCTCGGTCGTcttcccgccgccgccgccgccgccgccgccgccgctcccggGTGCTGCCCGTCCCGCGCGCTTCAGTTTCAGCTTCCGCCTGCGCCCGGTCTTCAACGCCTCGGTGCAGTTCCTGCACTGCCAGCTGAGTCGCTGCCGCCGCCTCCGGGGAGCCCGCCGGACGCCCGCGCCTCTGACGCTGCCCCCGCCCTCGCCG ATCTCTTGGGGGCCCTGGGGACAGGCCCCTGAACCCTGGGGCCTGACATCCCCATCCCTTGCCTCCTCCTGCCCACAGTGTCTGCCTCGGGATGAGGCGTGCGCGGGCgccggcagcggcagcggcagcggcgaGAGCCCGGGTGCCGACAGCCCCCACCTGCACACGCTGACGCAGCCCATCGTGGTCACGGTGCCGCGGCCACCCCCCA GGCCGTCCAAGGGCGTCCCCGGCCGAGCCGTGCGCCCCGAGCCGCCTGCGCCGGCCCCGGCGGCCCTGGAGCCCGCGCCAGTGGTGGCGCTGGTGGTGGCGGCCTTCGTGCTGGGCGCCGCGCTGGCCGCCGGCCTCGGCCTCGTCTGTGCGCGTTCAG CAGCCCCCAGGGGGCGCTCTTGGCCCGACCCAATGAGCGGCAACCCCTACCGCTCTGGAGCCTGCCTCTCCTTTccagcacccccagcccccggcGTCCTCCCGAGAGACTCGGCCGGCGGCCCCCAGCCCAGGAGGCCCCA GGAGTGTTCTGAAGGCTTCACGCCTATTAACTTCAGTCATCCTCGCAACAACTTCCAG GGCTGGCACACCCCCGGCGGGGTCCTGAGACACACCAGCCACGCCTCGAACCAGGTCCGCCAGGACTGGATCGGCCGAGGTCGACCTCTGACCCGATGGGACCGCCATCCCAGCGTCCTGCACCCTCCCGCCTCCGACCCGCTGCTCCGCACACCCTCCCACCTGGGCTCAAAATAA